The Shewanella sp. KX20019 genome window below encodes:
- a CDS encoding type II secretion system protein has product MSKIYRGFTLIELVVVIIILGILAVIAAPKFIDLRSDAELSVLKGMQGSLKSTRDLVAAQIALRPENLSSNNRSFTLDSGENIEVRGEYPDGRWSSTFAHIVDFDSVTNLASGNECPESHPTAWCVREKGRNWFNNRGYSSERGRGFVIFPQGNSIGNNNDEKCYLYYFTPNRNNVVGLGTQPIVELDLTDCS; this is encoded by the coding sequence GTGAGTAAAATATATCGTGGTTTTACCTTAATAGAACTCGTGGTTGTTATTATTATACTGGGGATATTGGCCGTTATTGCAGCGCCTAAATTCATAGATCTAAGAAGTGATGCTGAACTTTCAGTGCTGAAAGGCATGCAAGGCAGCTTAAAATCCACTCGTGATCTTGTTGCCGCGCAAATAGCTCTTAGGCCGGAAAATCTCAGTAGTAATAACCGATCTTTCACGCTGGACTCGGGTGAGAATATTGAAGTTAGGGGGGAATACCCTGATGGTCGCTGGAGCAGTACTTTCGCTCATATTGTAGACTTTGATAGTGTGACGAACCTTGCGAGTGGTAATGAATGTCCAGAGAGTCATCCTACTGCATGGTGTGTCCGCGAGAAGGGGCGAAATTGGTTTAATAATCGTGGTTATAGCAGCGAGCGGGGGAGAGGTTTTGTCATCTTTCCACAGGGTAATAGTATAGGTAATAATAACGATGAAAAATGCTATTTATATTACTTCACCCCTAACCGCAACAATGTAGTGGGCCTAGGTACGCAACCAATCGTGGAGCTTGATCTAACAGATTGCAGCTAG
- a CDS encoding DUF4124 domain-containing protein, with translation MRLGLLVLILLVSPVIHATVYKWVDQDGKIHFSDQPVKNAEVVEFNKNTENQVKLSPPQNQSERNLSPTADKINYSMRVVSPTEEETIRSNEGDIAIALQIEPELAPSHLLVLFMDGKQQSEAQQSGSFQVSNVDRGEHTFVIKALAQDGKLLASTPPRKIFLHRTIQNRAR, from the coding sequence ATGCGTCTAGGTTTATTGGTTTTAATACTGCTTGTCAGCCCTGTTATCCATGCGACTGTATATAAATGGGTAGATCAAGATGGCAAAATACACTTTTCTGATCAGCCAGTAAAAAATGCAGAAGTTGTCGAATTTAACAAAAATACAGAGAATCAAGTCAAGCTTTCCCCGCCGCAAAATCAATCAGAGCGCAATCTATCGCCCACTGCCGATAAAATTAACTACAGCATGCGTGTCGTCTCCCCTACCGAAGAGGAAACAATAAGAAGTAACGAAGGAGATATTGCTATCGCACTGCAGATTGAACCTGAACTTGCTCCTTCGCATCTATTAGTGCTGTTTATGGACGGCAAGCAACAGAGCGAGGCTCAACAAAGCGGTTCGTTCCAAGTGTCAAATGTCGACCGTGGTGAACATACATTTGTGATCAAAGCACTAGCACAAGACGGCAAACTACTTGCATCAACTCCTCCAAGAAAAATATTTC